A single genomic interval of Acidovorax sp. 1608163 harbors:
- a CDS encoding DUF4184 family protein: protein MPFTPFHMGAGLALKAVAGRHFSVLTFGIAQVAMDIEPLVGMLRGAAVLHGPTHTYLGAVPIAMATAVLAPWLCRPLLRRWNLEVQHHRVAWLSEAEQWRPGTVLLSALAGTWSHVVLDSVMHADITPWAPWSDANGLYAWVSLSTLHGLCVAGMVAGAAAWVARRWLGRKRPGIGASHTPP from the coding sequence ATGCCCTTCACCCCTTTTCACATGGGCGCAGGCCTGGCCCTCAAGGCCGTGGCCGGGCGCCACTTCAGCGTGCTCACCTTCGGCATTGCCCAGGTGGCGATGGACATTGAGCCGCTGGTGGGCATGCTGCGCGGCGCGGCCGTGCTGCATGGCCCCACGCACACCTACCTGGGCGCGGTGCCCATCGCGATGGCTACGGCCGTGCTGGCGCCCTGGCTGTGCCGCCCTTTGCTGCGGCGCTGGAACCTGGAGGTGCAGCACCACCGCGTGGCATGGCTGAGCGAAGCCGAGCAGTGGCGGCCAGGTACGGTGTTGCTCAGCGCCCTGGCAGGCACCTGGTCGCATGTGGTGCTGGACAGCGTGATGCACGCCGACATCACGCCCTGGGCGCCATGGTCTGACGCCAATGGCCTGTACGCCTGGGTGTCGCTGTCTACCCTGCACGGGCTGTGCGTGGCAGGCATGGTGGCGGGCGCAGCAGCGTGGGTGGCAAGGCGCTGGCTGGGGCGCAAACGCCCTGGCATCGGCGCATCGCACACACCACCCTAG
- a CDS encoding IS5 family transposase (programmed frameshift) gives MRAKYPSDISPEQFEPIRALLESARKSTRPRSVDLYEVFCAVLYLLRTGCQWRALPSDFPKWRTVHAYFAIWSEPREGGSLLEQALKNQVGAAREKLGRNASSTFLIVDAQSVKNTETAGSKGYDAGKKVSGIKRHIAVDTLGLPHAVAVTTAEVTDRKGALQALQRCKPALSRVQALLCDSGYVGRPFAQGVQDILGGHVVAQIAKRSELHTFKVMPQRWVVERSFAWLEKNRRLWKNCERLLNTSLQFVHLAFLALLLKRS, from the exons ATGAGAGCCAAGTACCCCAGCGACATTAGCCCCGAGCAATTTGAACCCATCCGTGCCTTGCTGGAGAGTGCCCGCAAGAGTACGCGCCCACGCAGTGTTGATCTGTATGAGGTGTTCTGCGCAGTGCTCTATTTGCTGCGCACCGGTTGCCAGTGGCGGGCGTTGCCCAGTGACTTTCCCAAGTGGCGCACGGTGCATGCGTACTTTGCCATCTGGAGCGAGCCGCGTGAGGGAGGCAGCCTGCTGGAGCAGGCTTTA AAAAATCAGGTTGGCGCGGCCCGAGAGAAACTGGGGCGCAACGCCTCAAGCACGTTCTTGATCGTGGACGCGCAGAGCGTGAAGAACACGGAAACGGCGGGCAGCAAGGGCTATGACGCGGGCAAGAAAGTCTCGGGAATCAAGCGCCATATTGCAGTGGACACGCTAGGGCTGCCGCACGCCGTTGCGGTGACGACGGCAGAGGTGACGGACCGCAAAGGGGCTTTGCAGGCACTGCAGCGCTGCAAACCTGCTTTGAGCCGGGTGCAAGCCCTGTTGTGTGACAGCGGCTATGTGGGCCGGCCGTTTGCCCAGGGCGTCCAAGACATTCTGGGCGGACACGTCGTGGCACAGATCGCCAAGCGCAGTGAACTGCATACGTTCAAGGTGATGCCCCAGCGTTGGGTGGTGGAGCGCAGCTTTGCCTGGTTGGAGAAGAACAGGCGGTTGTGGAAGAACTGCGAGAGGTTGCTGAACACCAGCTTGCAGTTCGTCCATCTGGCATTCTTGGCTCTGCTGCTCAAAAGATCTTGA
- a CDS encoding phytanoyl-CoA dioxygenase family protein has translation MAGSPSKRGLGTSGCGTAAQAFAAHGYALVEDAVPAPQCQALAAMASRDEATARTLSGGTRNMLAQPWCAALAQQLRAHPNIAACLPADARAVQCTYFEKTAHRNWLVAPHQDLSVPVAQQVAAPGWQGWSAKEGHWFVQPPAAWLAHMVAVRLHLDDCGPSDGPLRVLPGTHTHGHLSPAAMATLRQQGTEAVCTAPAGAALLMRPLLVHASSKSTGTDRRRVLHFVFGPTALPHGLQWPTAV, from the coding sequence ATGGCGGGCAGCCCAAGTAAGCGGGGCCTGGGCACGTCGGGCTGCGGCACTGCCGCCCAGGCGTTTGCAGCCCACGGGTATGCCTTGGTGGAAGACGCCGTGCCAGCCCCGCAATGCCAGGCACTGGCCGCGATGGCAAGCCGAGACGAGGCAACCGCCCGCACCCTTTCGGGCGGCACGCGCAACATGCTGGCGCAGCCCTGGTGCGCCGCCCTGGCCCAACAGCTGCGCGCCCACCCCAACATTGCCGCCTGCCTGCCCGCCGATGCGCGGGCCGTGCAGTGCACCTATTTTGAAAAGACCGCCCACCGCAACTGGCTGGTGGCCCCGCACCAGGACCTGAGCGTGCCCGTGGCCCAGCAGGTGGCCGCACCCGGCTGGCAGGGCTGGTCGGCCAAAGAGGGGCACTGGTTTGTGCAGCCACCCGCCGCGTGGCTGGCGCACATGGTGGCCGTGCGGCTGCACCTGGATGACTGCGGGCCCAGCGACGGGCCGCTGCGCGTGCTGCCCGGCACGCACACCCACGGCCACCTCTCGCCCGCCGCCATGGCCACCTTGCGCCAGCAAGGCACCGAGGCAGTGTGCACCGCACCCGCAGGGGCTGCGCTGCTGATGCGCCCGCTGCTGGTGCACGCATCGTCCAAATCCACGGGCACAGACCGCAGGCGCGTGCTGCATTTTGTGTTTGGCCCCACCGCCCTGCCCCATGGGCTGCAGTGGCCCACCGCCGTCTGA
- a CDS encoding HupE/UreJ family protein, producing the protein MNLSRTKSALFLIAASALSISASAHTGVEAHSHSGFISGFVHPLFGLDHLAAMVAVGLWSALAARGAGRELLWGPVGFAAMLLAGAVLGLQGVAVPAVEPMIAASLLATGLLVVSRLRVPGIVAALGAGVFAVFHGVAHGVELAGSSSAWQTLAGMLAATVLLHGAGLAAGWALRQRTVWISRAAGVAVALMGGALLAQMA; encoded by the coding sequence ATGAACCTCTCCCGCACCAAATCCGCTCTCTTTTTGATAGCTGCCAGCGCTTTATCCATAAGCGCTAGCGCCCATACAGGGGTAGAAGCCCACAGCCACAGCGGTTTCATCAGCGGCTTTGTGCACCCCTTGTTCGGCCTGGACCACTTGGCCGCCATGGTGGCCGTGGGCCTGTGGAGCGCGCTGGCCGCACGCGGCGCCGGTCGCGAACTGCTGTGGGGCCCCGTGGGCTTTGCGGCCATGCTGCTGGCGGGGGCGGTGCTGGGCTTGCAAGGCGTGGCCGTGCCTGCGGTAGAGCCGATGATTGCGGCGTCGCTGCTGGCCACGGGCCTGCTCGTCGTATCCCGCCTGCGCGTGCCGGGCATCGTGGCCGCGCTGGGCGCGGGCGTTTTTGCTGTGTTCCATGGCGTGGCCCATGGCGTAGAGCTGGCAGGCAGCAGCAGCGCCTGGCAAACCCTGGCAGGCATGCTGGCCGCCACCGTGCTGCTGCATGGCGCAGGGCTGGCGGCAGGCTGGGCACTGCGCCAGCGCACCGTGTGGATCAGTCGCGCCGCTGGCGTGGCCGTGGCCCTGATGGGTGGCGCGCTGCTGGCGCAAATGGCCTAA
- a CDS encoding ATP-binding protein, which yields MSTPPATPADPGQPPQQVVKVRRDYNSWVATETMEDYALRYAPQRFRKWSEWRVANTAFGAASFLILEAVGATLLVQYGFINAFWAIVATGLIIFLAGLPISVYAARYGVDMDLLTRGAGFGYIGSTLTSLIYASFTFIFFALEAAVMAYALELALDIPPRWGYLICALVVIPLVTHGVSAISRLQVWTQPLWLVMLVVPFGVVLMRDPGAFSGVVHYGGESALGNRFQLPMFGAALTVGIALITQMGEQADYLRFMPAPVPGQRGRWWLGVLVGGPGWVVLGVLKMLGGALLAYLALTHMVPVERAVDPNQMYLAAYEYVFPNYGWAVAATALFVVVSQLKINVTNAYAGSLAWSNFFSRLTHSHPGRVVWVVFNTLIAFMLMEMNVFRAMGEVLGLYSNIAIAWIMSVVADLVINKPLGLSPKGIEFKRAHLYDINPVGVGAMALASVVSISAHLGLFGPLPQAFSAVIAMAVAFVTAPLIAWATGGKYYIARQSEPVAVPMHGPVPGTRASDTVADLGSYQRLAVQRCVVCEREYEAPDMAQCPAYRGAICSLCCTLDARCGDLCKPHASMAVQWSAALRWVLPRAVWRYLDTGLGHFLLLMLVIAPLLAAVMGLLYHQELNTIAQAMTDTDVLAAPEVALRSGLLKAYLALLVISGIVAWWLVLAHKSRQVAQEESNRQTGLLVREIELHRQTDEALQTARSVAEQARQQAEDARALADQANQAKSRYISAISHEIRTPLNSILGYAQLMGEDPAVPAHRKQAVHVIRRGGEHLLSLIEGTLDIARIESGKLTLDVAPMRFADGLHEMAGLFELQAAAKGLAFQFDVQGVIPEVVRADDKRLRQILINLLGNAIKFTARGTVTLRVRYAREMARIDVQDTGPGLTPQEIERIFEPFTRGGSAAGASATGAPGAGLGLTIAKMLTALMGGELTVTSQPGVGSVFHVKLFLPEVHADALGKAGAAALPRPARARTGYVGERRRILVVDNEEPDRELLRQLLEPLGFELRQAASGHDALDLLATGYRPHAIFMDLAMPGIDGWETIRRIRAQGWAEGAAEAAVGGEGGTDREGACIAVVSANAFDKTLENDAGIRPEDFIVKPVRHTELLDWLERRLELVWLEAPAAAPQPATLPAPVSATAPQSVDAAPVVAPAAAPGRPSPVPPQPCWATWPSRYPWATTGAS from the coding sequence ATGTCCACGCCCCCCGCAACCCCTGCCGATCCTGGCCAGCCACCGCAGCAGGTCGTCAAAGTCCGGCGCGACTACAACAGCTGGGTGGCCACCGAGACCATGGAGGACTATGCGCTGCGCTACGCCCCGCAGCGCTTTCGCAAGTGGTCGGAATGGCGTGTGGCCAACACCGCGTTTGGGGCGGCTTCGTTCCTGATCCTGGAGGCTGTGGGCGCCACGCTGCTGGTGCAGTACGGTTTCATCAATGCCTTCTGGGCCATCGTGGCCACGGGGCTCATCATCTTTTTGGCGGGGTTGCCCATCAGCGTGTATGCGGCGCGCTATGGGGTGGACATGGACCTGCTCACGCGTGGGGCGGGCTTTGGCTACATCGGCTCCACACTCACCTCGCTCATCTACGCCAGCTTCACCTTCATCTTCTTTGCGCTTGAAGCCGCCGTGATGGCCTACGCGCTGGAGCTGGCGCTCGACATTCCGCCGCGCTGGGGCTACCTGATTTGTGCGTTGGTGGTGATCCCGCTGGTCACGCATGGCGTGTCGGCCATCAGCCGCCTGCAGGTATGGACGCAGCCACTGTGGCTGGTGATGCTGGTGGTGCCGTTTGGGGTGGTGTTGATGCGCGATCCTGGTGCGTTTTCCGGAGTGGTGCACTACGGTGGTGAATCTGCACTGGGAAATCGCTTCCAATTGCCCATGTTTGGTGCAGCCCTCACGGTCGGCATTGCGCTCATCACCCAGATGGGGGAGCAGGCCGACTACCTGCGCTTCATGCCTGCGCCCGTGCCGGGCCAGCGCGGGCGCTGGTGGCTGGGCGTGCTGGTGGGTGGGCCGGGCTGGGTGGTGCTGGGCGTGCTCAAGATGCTGGGCGGGGCGCTGCTGGCGTACTTGGCGCTCACCCATATGGTGCCGGTAGAGCGCGCGGTAGACCCGAACCAGATGTACCTGGCGGCGTACGAGTACGTCTTTCCGAACTACGGCTGGGCGGTGGCGGCCACGGCGCTGTTTGTGGTGGTGTCGCAGCTCAAGATCAATGTGACCAATGCCTACGCCGGGTCGCTCGCGTGGTCCAACTTCTTCTCGCGCCTCACGCACAGCCATCCGGGGCGGGTGGTGTGGGTGGTGTTCAACACGCTCATCGCCTTCATGCTGATGGAGATGAACGTGTTCCGAGCCATGGGCGAGGTGCTGGGGCTGTACTCCAACATCGCCATCGCCTGGATCATGTCGGTGGTGGCCGACCTCGTCATCAACAAGCCGCTGGGCCTGTCGCCCAAGGGCATCGAGTTCAAGCGTGCGCACCTGTACGACATCAACCCGGTGGGCGTGGGGGCGATGGCGCTGGCATCTGTCGTCTCCATCAGCGCGCACCTGGGGCTGTTTGGCCCGCTGCCGCAGGCGTTCTCAGCGGTGATTGCGATGGCCGTGGCTTTTGTCACCGCGCCGCTCATTGCCTGGGCCACGGGCGGCAAGTACTACATTGCCCGCCAAAGCGAGCCGGTGGCCGTGCCCATGCACGGCCCGGTGCCCGGGACAAGGGCCAGCGATACGGTGGCCGATCTGGGCAGCTACCAGCGCTTGGCGGTGCAGCGCTGCGTGGTGTGCGAGCGCGAATACGAAGCCCCCGACATGGCCCAGTGCCCCGCCTACCGGGGCGCGATCTGCTCGCTGTGCTGCACGCTGGATGCGCGCTGTGGCGACCTGTGCAAGCCCCACGCCAGCATGGCGGTGCAATGGTCTGCCGCGTTGCGCTGGGTGCTGCCGCGGGCGGTGTGGCGCTACCTGGACACGGGCCTGGGGCACTTTTTGCTGCTGATGCTGGTGATTGCCCCGCTGCTGGCCGCCGTGATGGGGCTGCTGTACCACCAGGAGCTCAACACCATTGCCCAGGCCATGACGGACACCGATGTGCTGGCCGCGCCCGAGGTGGCCTTGCGCTCAGGCTTGCTCAAGGCGTACCTCGCGCTGCTGGTCATCTCGGGCATCGTGGCCTGGTGGCTGGTGCTGGCGCACAAAAGCCGCCAGGTGGCGCAAGAGGAATCGAACCGCCAAACGGGTCTGCTGGTGCGCGAAATTGAACTGCACCGCCAGACCGACGAGGCCCTGCAAACCGCCCGCAGTGTGGCCGAGCAAGCGCGCCAGCAGGCCGAAGATGCACGCGCCCTGGCCGACCAGGCCAACCAGGCCAAGAGCCGCTACATCAGCGCCATCAGCCACGAGATCCGCACACCGCTCAACTCCATCCTGGGCTATGCGCAGCTCATGGGCGAGGACCCCGCCGTGCCCGCGCACCGCAAGCAGGCGGTGCACGTCATCCGGCGCGGCGGCGAGCATCTGCTCTCGCTCATCGAGGGCACGCTGGACATCGCCCGCATCGAGTCGGGCAAGCTCACGCTCGATGTCGCCCCCATGCGCTTTGCCGATGGCCTGCACGAAATGGCGGGCCTGTTCGAGCTGCAGGCCGCAGCCAAGGGGCTGGCGTTTCAGTTCGATGTGCAGGGCGTGATCCCCGAGGTGGTGCGGGCCGACGACAAGCGCCTGCGGCAAATCCTCATCAACCTGCTGGGCAACGCCATCAAGTTCACCGCGCGCGGCACCGTCACGCTGCGGGTGCGCTACGCCCGCGAGATGGCCCGCATCGACGTGCAAGACACCGGGCCGGGGCTGACGCCGCAAGAGATCGAGCGCATTTTTGAGCCCTTCACCCGAGGGGGCTCGGCGGCCGGGGCCAGCGCCACGGGGGCCCCCGGCGCCGGGCTGGGCCTGACCATTGCCAAGATGCTCACCGCGCTGATGGGCGGCGAGCTGACGGTGACCAGCCAGCCCGGCGTGGGCTCGGTCTTTCACGTCAAACTCTTTTTGCCCGAGGTGCATGCCGACGCCCTGGGCAAGGCCGGGGCGGCTGCCTTGCCGCGCCCCGCCAGGGCCCGCACCGGCTACGTGGGCGAGCGCCGCCGCATTCTGGTGGTAGACAACGAAGAGCCCGACCGCGAGCTGCTGCGCCAGTTGCTGGAGCCCTTGGGCTTTGAGCTGCGCCAGGCCGCCAGCGGCCACGATGCGCTGGACCTGCTGGCCACCGGCTACCGGCCCCACGCCATCTTCATGGACCTGGCCATGCCCGGCATTGACGGGTGGGAGACCATTCGCCGCATCCGCGCGCAGGGCTGGGCTGAAGGGGCTGCAGAGGCTGCGGTGGGTGGCGAGGGCGGCACGGACAGGGAAGGCGCCTGCATCGCCGTGGTGTCGGCCAACGCGTTTGACAAGACGCTGGAGAACGACGCAGGCATCCGCCCTGAAGACTTCATCGTCAAGCCCGTGCGCCACACAGAGCTGCTGGACTGGCTGGAGCGCCGGCTGGAGCTGGTGTGGCTGGAGGCGCCCGCGGCTGCACCACAGCCCGCAACGTTGCCTGCCCCTGTCTCCGCCACCGCCCCGCAGTCCGTTGACGCGGCCCCGGTGGTGGCGCCTGCTGCGGCCCCGGGGCGGCCATCGCCTGTCCCCCCGCAGCCTTGTTGGGCGACCTGGCCCAGTCGGTATCCTTGGGCTACTACCGGGGCATCTTGA
- a CDS encoding GGDEF domain-containing protein → MPSLDLRSLAAMSGIMAVVLGLVLLGVRANFPASIRGLRYWGLAPLLCASSTVLFVLSGVLPNWLLVLAGNGLLMVGFAFFLFGSQRFFGQPVAWRRWGMVAAGALSLMAVFLWVQPDYRLRVLVFTSTLALVCVVHVRLLLRHGQGFSSRLAAGVLAAQVLVLVGRGVSSLWLDSADSDRFAPSLAQTAYLGAFSFSVLLVSVGVLLMASERVRSEFEHLATHDSLTGALARRALLELAAMEMQRWQRYQQPFAVFMLDVDHFKQINDTHGHLVGDAVLRDLVTQVRAALRGADRLGRYGGEEFLVLMPGTDLAAAQVVAERVAATVRSAAPQAPAPHCTVSIGVAAVQAGDATFELLLARADAALYQAKSSGRDRVVVAPADVVLF, encoded by the coding sequence ATGCCTTCCCTCGATCTGCGTTCGCTGGCTGCCATGTCCGGCATCATGGCTGTGGTGCTGGGCTTGGTGCTGCTCGGGGTGCGCGCGAATTTTCCTGCGTCCATCCGGGGCCTGCGCTATTGGGGGCTAGCGCCGCTGCTGTGTGCGTCGTCCACCGTGCTGTTCGTGCTCAGCGGCGTGCTGCCCAACTGGTTGTTGGTGCTGGCAGGCAATGGGCTGCTGATGGTGGGGTTTGCCTTCTTTTTGTTTGGCAGCCAGCGCTTTTTTGGCCAGCCCGTGGCGTGGCGGCGGTGGGGCATGGTGGCCGCAGGCGCGCTGTCCCTCATGGCGGTATTTTTGTGGGTGCAGCCCGACTACCGTTTGCGTGTGCTGGTGTTCACCAGCACCTTGGCGCTGGTGTGCGTGGTGCATGTGCGCCTGCTGTTGCGCCACGGCCAGGGGTTTTCCAGCCGTCTGGCGGCCGGGGTGCTGGCGGCCCAGGTGCTGGTGCTGGTGGGGCGCGGCGTGTCTTCGCTGTGGCTGGACAGCGCGGATTCAGACCGCTTTGCGCCCTCGTTGGCGCAGACGGCCTACCTGGGGGCTTTCAGCTTTTCGGTGTTGCTCGTCAGCGTGGGGGTGCTGCTGATGGCCAGCGAGCGGGTGCGCTCAGAGTTTGAGCACCTGGCCACGCACGACAGCCTGACCGGTGCGCTGGCGCGCCGTGCTTTGCTGGAGCTGGCCGCCATGGAGATGCAGCGCTGGCAGCGTTACCAGCAGCCGTTTGCGGTGTTCATGCTGGATGTGGACCACTTCAAGCAAATCAACGACACGCACGGCCACCTGGTGGGGGATGCTGTGCTGCGCGATTTGGTCACCCAGGTGCGTGCCGCTCTGCGCGGCGCAGACAGGCTGGGGCGCTATGGGGGCGAAGAGTTTCTGGTGCTGATGCCGGGCACCGATCTGGCCGCTGCCCAGGTGGTGGCCGAGCGGGTGGCCGCCACCGTGCGCAGCGCTGCGCCCCAGGCCCCAGCCCCCCACTGCACCGTCAGCATCGGGGTGGCTGCCGTGCAGGCGGGCGATGCCACGTTTGAGCTGCTGCTGGCCCGTGCCGATGCGGCCTTGTACCAGGCCAAATCCAGCGGGCGCGACCGGGTGGTGGTGGCCCCGGCAGATGTGGTGCTTTTTTAA
- a CDS encoding urease subunit gamma codes for MELTPREKDKLLIFTAALLAERRKARGLKLNYPEAMALISAAVMEGARDGKTVAQLMSEGRTVLTRADVMDGIAEMIPDIQVEATFPDGTKLVTVHQPIL; via the coding sequence ATGGAACTGACACCTCGCGAAAAAGACAAGCTATTGATCTTCACCGCCGCCCTGCTGGCCGAGCGCCGCAAAGCCCGGGGCCTGAAGCTCAACTACCCCGAGGCCATGGCCCTGATCAGTGCCGCCGTGATGGAGGGCGCGCGCGACGGCAAGACCGTGGCGCAACTCATGAGCGAGGGCCGTACCGTGCTGACCCGCGCCGACGTGATGGATGGCATCGCCGAGATGATCCCGGACATCCAGGTCGAAGCCACCTTTCCCGACGGCACCAAGCTGGTCACCGTGCACCAGCCGATTTTATGA
- a CDS encoding GntR family transcriptional regulator, translating into MKSELSNPQTLNDRMAELIRQKIVHGEFTPGQRLSEAALSESLEISRNTLREVFRLLTKEGLLKHEPNRGVFVAIPSIASIIDIYRVRRLIECQALAQAYPRHPAKKHLRDAVEMALRCRDAGDWQGVGTANMEFHMAIVELADSERLNVVFSHLLAELRLAFGLLNDPEFLHMPYVEMNVNILELFEAGKLQEASAALNEYLVHSERIVLAVYARRISDGGQPK; encoded by the coding sequence GAAGTCAGAACTGAGCAACCCCCAAACACTGAATGACCGCATGGCGGAACTGATCCGCCAGAAGATCGTGCACGGGGAGTTCACGCCGGGCCAGCGCCTGTCCGAAGCGGCCCTGAGCGAGAGCCTGGAGATATCGCGCAACACCCTGCGCGAAGTGTTCCGCCTGCTGACCAAAGAAGGGCTGCTCAAGCACGAGCCCAACCGAGGCGTGTTTGTGGCCATCCCCAGCATCGCGTCCATCATCGACATCTACCGCGTGCGCCGGCTCATTGAGTGCCAGGCCCTGGCCCAGGCCTACCCCCGCCACCCCGCCAAAAAGCACCTGCGCGACGCTGTGGAAATGGCCCTGCGCTGCCGCGATGCAGGCGACTGGCAGGGCGTGGGCACGGCCAACATGGAGTTCCACATGGCCATCGTGGAGCTGGCCGACAGCGAGCGCCTGAACGTGGTCTTCTCGCACCTGCTGGCCGAGCTGCGGCTGGCCTTTGGCCTGCTCAACGACCCGGAGTTTCTGCACATGCCGTATGTGGAGATGAACGTGAACATCCTGGAGCTGTTCGAGGCAGGCAAGCTGCAAGAGGCCTCTGCCGCACTCAACGAGTACCTGGTGCATTCCGAGCGCATCGTGCTGGCGGTGTATGCACGGCGGATTTCGGATGGCGGGCAGCCCAAGTAA
- a CDS encoding pyridoxal phosphate-dependent aminotransferase, translating to MRQVIANLEASKIREIANAGMGRKDVLAFWFGESDEVTPGVIRRAAIESLESGETFYSQNCGLPELRESLAQYMGESHPTAGVDAGRIVVTSGGVSALMLAVQALVDAGDEVVIVTPVWPNLVAQPTIMGAQVRCVPLRPQGGAWGLDLPTLLGAITARTKLLIVNAPNNPTGWTLTRDEQQQILAHCRSTGTWILADEVYEKLYYEPTAHGCAPSFLDVAAPDDRLLVAHSFSKSFLMTGWRLGWLVLPEALVDAMGKLIEFNTSCASVFTQRAALAALAYRKEITPRVVEHFKTCRDTLVPLLAAVPGVQVAAAHGGMYAFFRLEGFDDSMTVAKRLVAEAGLGLAPGDAFAPEAQGWLRWCFASKDPSRLVEGVRRLRAWLELQRAL from the coding sequence ATGCGCCAAGTCATTGCCAACCTGGAAGCTTCCAAAATCCGTGAAATCGCCAACGCTGGCATGGGGCGTAAAGACGTGCTGGCCTTCTGGTTTGGCGAGAGCGATGAAGTCACCCCCGGCGTGATCCGCCGCGCCGCCATCGAGTCGCTGGAAAGCGGCGAAACCTTCTATTCGCAGAACTGCGGCCTGCCCGAGCTGCGCGAATCGCTGGCGCAATACATGGGGGAGTCGCACCCCACCGCAGGCGTGGATGCAGGCCGCATCGTGGTCACCTCGGGCGGGGTCAGCGCGTTGATGCTGGCGGTGCAGGCGCTGGTGGATGCGGGCGATGAGGTCGTCATCGTCACGCCCGTGTGGCCCAACCTGGTGGCGCAGCCCACCATCATGGGCGCGCAGGTGCGCTGCGTGCCACTGCGGCCACAGGGCGGCGCGTGGGGGCTGGACCTGCCCACGCTGCTGGGCGCCATCACGGCGCGCACCAAGCTGCTCATCGTCAACGCACCCAACAACCCCACGGGCTGGACGCTGACGCGCGACGAGCAGCAGCAAATCCTGGCGCATTGCCGCAGCACCGGCACCTGGATCTTGGCCGATGAGGTCTACGAAAAGCTCTACTACGAGCCCACCGCCCACGGCTGCGCGCCCAGCTTCCTGGACGTGGCCGCGCCCGACGATCGCCTGCTGGTGGCGCACAGCTTTTCCAAAAGCTTTTTGATGACCGGCTGGCGCCTGGGCTGGCTGGTGCTGCCCGAGGCGCTGGTCGATGCCATGGGCAAGCTGATCGAATTCAACACCTCGTGCGCCAGTGTGTTCACCCAGCGCGCGGCGCTGGCCGCGCTGGCCTACCGCAAAGAGATCACGCCCCGCGTGGTGGAGCATTTCAAAACCTGCCGCGACACCCTGGTGCCCCTGCTGGCCGCCGTGCCCGGCGTGCAGGTGGCTGCGGCACATGGCGGCATGTACGCGTTTTTCCGACTCGAAGGGTTTGACGACTCCATGACCGTGGCCAAGCGCCTGGTGGCCGAGGCTGGCCTGGGCCTGGCTCCGGGCGATGCCTTTGCCCCTGAGGCCCAGGGCTGGTTGCGCTGGTGCTTTGCCTCCAAAGACCCCTCGCGCCTGGTCGAGGGTGTGCGCCGCTTGCGAGCGTGGCTGGAGCTGCAGCGGGCGCTTTGA
- a CDS encoding response regulator, translating into MNAPSPASTAPVTPTGMLDRTDSDVVLIVDDVPDNLAVLHDALDESGYTVLVAMHGEAALQRAAQALPDIVLLDAMMPGMDGFEVARRLKASPATAHIPIIFMTGLTETEHLVAALEAGGIDYVTKPIKPREVMARMQVHLGAARKARQDARQAREARNALDAFGYASITVRAADGRIVWQTPLARELLQSYFGEVGPDGAPTAYGQWAPEPVQAWLRRHVLADNAAELLAASLAEPPRLAVEQGARRLTFRLHQQAGDSAGGGDWLIVMREVSDAKIIESMSLSFKLTAREAEVLYWVVKGKINRDIGDILGASPATVKKHLERVFAKLGVETRTAAAAMAMNRIRQLHPQFEG; encoded by the coding sequence ATGAATGCGCCTTCCCCCGCATCCACCGCCCCCGTGACCCCAACAGGCATGCTTGACCGCACCGACAGCGATGTCGTGCTCATCGTGGACGACGTGCCCGACAACCTGGCCGTTCTGCACGACGCACTCGACGAATCGGGCTACACCGTGCTGGTGGCCATGCATGGTGAAGCTGCGCTGCAGCGTGCCGCACAGGCCCTGCCCGACATCGTGCTGCTCGACGCCATGATGCCCGGCATGGACGGCTTTGAAGTCGCCCGGCGCCTCAAAGCATCGCCCGCCACAGCACACATCCCCATCATCTTCATGACCGGCCTGACCGAGACCGAGCACCTGGTGGCCGCGCTGGAGGCAGGGGGCATCGACTACGTCACCAAACCCATCAAGCCCCGCGAGGTGATGGCCCGCATGCAGGTGCACCTGGGCGCCGCCCGCAAGGCCCGGCAAGACGCCCGCCAGGCCCGCGAGGCCCGCAACGCGCTCGACGCCTTTGGCTATGCCAGCATCACCGTGCGCGCTGCCGATGGGCGCATCGTGTGGCAAACCCCGCTGGCGCGGGAGCTGCTGCAAAGCTACTTTGGAGAAGTGGGGCCCGATGGCGCACCGACCGCTTACGGTCAGTGGGCGCCCGAGCCCGTGCAGGCCTGGCTGCGCCGCCATGTGCTGGCCGACAACGCCGCCGAGCTGCTGGCCGCATCGCTGGCCGAGCCACCGCGCCTGGCGGTAGAGCAGGGCGCCCGCCGCCTCACCTTCCGCCTGCACCAGCAGGCGGGCGACAGCGCGGGCGGCGGCGACTGGCTGATCGTGATGCGCGAGGTGTCCGATGCAAAAATCATCGAATCCATGAGCCTGTCCTTCAAGCTCACCGCCCGCGAGGCTGAGGTGCTGTACTGGGTGGTCAAGGGCAAGATCAACCGCGACATTGGCGACATCCTGGGGGCCAGCCCCGCCACCGTCAAAAAGCACCTGGAGCGCGTGTTCGCCAAGCTGGGCGTGGAGACGCGCACGGCGGCAGCGGCGATGGCGATGAACCGCATCCGGCAGCTGCATCCGCAGTTTGAGGGGTGA